A stretch of Aedes aegypti strain LVP_AGWG chromosome 2, AaegL5.0 Primary Assembly, whole genome shotgun sequence DNA encodes these proteins:
- the LOC5574120 gene encoding protein G12, whose amino-acid sequence MKFLAVIAFAATAVTLISTTSGAEPSPLSLQDDFSEFVELLPFDEIVDVTINYFLTDKDVQQALQYLLGPEFSAIWDQVFALKEVRDVLDYLEEAGVEAYAFFNDIAALLGLSQIKPAMKIDHPVSTRSLSDFVDAILALLPEEELLALFEHKLETSADFKAFFEKVKSTDFQKLLEFADNSTELKSLFQKLRDHGVDVDKFFELVKGFFGWNF is encoded by the exons ATGAAGTTCCTCGCGGTAATTGCATTTGCTGCTACTGCCGTAACACTGATCTCGACAACATCCGGAGCCGAGCCAAGCCCCCTTTCCCTGCAGGATGATTTCAGTGAATTTGTCGAACTGCTTCCGTTTGATGAAATCGTGGATGTTACCATCAACTACTTTCTGACCGATAAGGACGTCCAGCAGGCTCTGCAATATCTCCTGGGACCGGAGTTTTCAGCCATTTGGGATCAAGTGTTTGCCCTGAAGGAAGTGCGTGATGTGTTGGATTATTTGGAGGAGGCAGGAGTTGAGGCATACGCGTTCTTCAACGATATAGCTGCTCTGCTCGGATTGAGCCAAATCAAACCTGCGATGAAAATTGACCATCCGGTCAGTACTCGCAGTTTGAGTGATTTTGTTGATGCCATACTTGCCTTACTGCCGGAGGAGGAACTGCTTGCTCTTTTCGAGCACAAACTTGAAACCAGTGCTGACTTCAAAGCATTCTTCGAAAAAGTGAAAAGCACCGATTTCCAGAAGCTGTTGGAGTTTGCTGAT AATTCGACTGAGCTGAAGTCATTGTTCCAGAAACTTCGGGATCACGGGGTGGATGTGGACAAATTTTTCGAGCTTGTGAAAGGATTCTTTGGCTGGAATTTTTAA